Below is a window of Pyrobaculum aerophilum str. IM2 DNA.
TTCCCCACTTCGGCGTACCTCCTGGAAAAGGCGGCGGGCGTCATCGGCGACACCCCCAGGGCCTCGGCCTCTTGTCTGCTGGAAACCCCAATGTCGATGAAAAGTTCTTGCCACGAAATTTGTTGTTGCTGTTGCTGGAAGTGAGGCGGGGCAATGCCGATTACGCCCTCAACTCTGAGCCCATCGCCGTATAAAACCACTGAGGAGCCGGGCAGAATTTTGTCGTCAATGCCCCCCACTTTCCTAAACTTGAGGCGGCCGTCTTCCTCTATGTTAGTGACGAGGAGGCCCACCTCGTCCATATGGGCCACGAAGGCCACTTTAGAGCCCCTAACCACCACGTTGCCGAACTCGTCCACTTCCGCCCCGCCCACTGCGTCGAGAATTCTCCGCCTGACCTCCTCCTCAAACCCAGAAACCCCCAGGGCCTTGGTGAGAGTTTCTAAATCCATGTGGGTCAGAAATCACTGTATTATACATTTTTCGTTATATACCGCTTTCTATAACTAATCATGCCGTATCACATCCGCGCCAAGCCTGAGGACGTTGCGCCTGTGGTAATAGGCGTGGGCGACCCCGCCAGGGCGAAACTATTCGCCTCCCTTATGGAAGAGGCCGTATTAGTAAACGAGCACAGATACCCAGTCTACACCGGCAGGGCCGCCGGCAAGAGGATCACCGTGGTTGCCCACGGCATAGGAGGCCCCTCTGCGGCGATAGCAATAGAGGAGTTGAAAATGTTGGGGATGGAAGTCTTTGTTAGAGTGGGCACCGCCGGCTCTTTGGGGGATTTAAACGTGGGCGACGTCGTAGTCGCCGCCGCGGCCGCCGCGCCGACGGGAGGCGTATTAGGCGCATACTACCCTGGCTTTAACCCGCCGCTGGCCGCAGACCCCGGCCTGACTCTTAAACTCGCCGAGGCGCTCCGGGCGCGGGTAGGGTATGTGGTGTCAAGCGACGCCTTTTACGCAGAGGATCCCAACTTCGCCGAGTTTTGGAAGAGGCGGGGCGCCCTGGCGGTGGAGATGGAGTGCGCCGCGGCAATGGCCCTCGGCTGGCTCAGGGGGTTTAAAACTGGATGCGTGCTGGTCATATCAAACGTCGTGGGGAGGCACGAGGCGGTGGACTTAAGGGAGAAATTCACAGAAGTCTTTAAAAAAATAGTAGAGGTTTTATGACCGCGGCGGAATATAGGCGTGTACAAGCGGCACGGGCACATCGTAGTAATTATCCGCCATTTTAATGTAGTAATTCTTATACTCATAATAATACGGCGCCCACGGCACTGCATATTTGGCCTCCAGATCAACTAGTGCGTAGTAATTGAATATATCAAGTCTCGTCGTCCCCACGTATATTCCTACGCTGAGCGAGTTAAGAGCCAGTGAGACGTGTGGCGGCAACACAATGCCAAATCTTTTTAATATGACCCAGTCTGCAATGGCGCCTACGGGAAGCGCTATTTGAAAGTAAGTGCTACTCTGCGACGTGGCAGCCAAAGTATACCAAGAAACGTAGTAGTGGCTAACTGGATAAAGACTTTGTACAACTACTCTATCAACCTTGCCCTTTGCGAATAGTTCCAGTGTTGATGAGTATATCTTGTCCAGCGGCCCAACACCGTCGTTTGGATTATCGTCAACTTCTGCGTAGGGGAGGAAGTAATCTGAACCCCAAATTCCGGCCAGCCACACGCCCCACGCCTCTACAGACGTGGGAGACCAGCTACCACAAAATACGGCTCCGTAGTAACTTATGTAACACCACCGCTCTTCCAATACGTACTTAACAGCTCTTATATCGCCGGTAAGCCCCGTGGCCAGAAGTGCGTCGCCAGTAAAGGTAGAGCTTACTGGTGTAAAGACGGAGGTTCCGTAATAACACAACGCACTATAAGAGGGTCTAAAATGGCATGATAAATCGAGTATTTCTTTCTGCTGATCCTGGCCGAGCACAATTTCAAAACCGGGCCCTGGCGCCTCTATTTCAAAATCATTGTTGTTAAATATCGCCATAGACATTTCAAAGGACAAAGTGGTAGTTGTCGTTGTGCTAAGAGAGATATAATGTTTGTGATCTATATTCTCTATGAAGTTACCGCTATAGCTGTCTACATACGTAATCAGCAACGGTACTCCCTCTGTCGACGCGTACGTCTCCGCGACGCGGTATCTGTAACACGTAACAAAGCCGATTGGCGCAGTACATCCAACATCTATAGTTTCTGGCGGTTCGCTTTGGACTCTGTAAATGGATGCATCTGTATACGCGGCGACGCCCCTCTCTGTGGCTGTGGCGTTTAGCTTTACTTTAAACCTCGGCTTGAATTTTATCTTGGCGACTATCTCCCTGCCCACTGCCTCGCCTGGCCCCACTGGTATAGTGATTATGTCCGTGAGGAGGTACGTATCGTTGCCCTCTCTTTCAACTGTTGTGACGAAGGCCACTATGCCGAATCTCACCTCGTTAGGTTTGTAGCCCAGTTTCTTCGCCAGCTTTGCCGCCTCGGCCACGTACTTACTAATTGCCGCCCGCGCTCTGCCCTTCCCTTTTGCCACGCCTATGTCCTCAAACCTCTCCATTGTGGGGCCGCTTAGAAATGCGGTGAAATTCACCGGCTGGCCTCTCTCGTCCACTACTTCAAGGACGAGAGTAGTATTCCCGTCACGAGATTCTGACAAATACACGGCGACTCTGCCGTCTTTACTTACGTAGTAAGGCACCTCACTAACGGTCGCCTGTACCACTAGAAGATACGCCACAACTGCAACTGCCGCAAACGCCAGCGCCCCCAAAGCGGCTTTGATACCCATGCAAGCCAGAACTCCTTTTTTAAAGCTTTACTCTCCCGACAAATAGCTGACAGGAGGCCTTTTTGCTAAGTGATGGCATGTCGAAGACGGGGCGCGCCACGTCGACGGCCTAAGCCGTGAGGTATGTCGGCGATTACTAGTCCAGGCGATCTCGCCTTTTTTAATGCCACGGATTGGGGCGGGCGCGGTTTATGGAGGCCATCTCGGCCGTTTTAACCCTCCTTTGACGTCTTTATCGGACTTAGGCTAGTTACTCCGGAGCTGGGACTCCCGCGACTAAAGCGCCTAGAGACAACAAATTCCTCGTAGTCTCTTAGGCACTCTTGGCAGAGGGCTAGCTCTACGGCTTCGCCTATTCTGAGATAGCCGACATTGCTGTAGTCTAGTTTTTTTCCGCATAAGTCGCAACGGACGTCGAAAGCCGTGAGGAATAGTTTCAGTTCAGTTTCAGTTATTTGGCTGTAGTGATAGCCCCCAGTTTTAAAAAGCCGTTTTTTCCGGTTTTTTAAAAGTTTTAGTGAACTCTCTCTGAGTGTCTTCACGATTATATAAAAGATTTTTAAGAGACTTAAGGCTGAATCGCCGCGTGTTTGAGCTACTAAAATACGGGGGGGCCATTGCGCTTGGTTACGCGTTGGGGAAGGCCCTTCGGAGGAGGCCGCCCCAGTGGGTCTTCGCGTTTGTAGTGGCACTGTTAGTATTTTTCGTGGCGGCTAACGCCTCGCCGATCATATCTGTTAATTTAGGCGGGTTTGTGGCCGTATCGCTCCTCTACGCCTTAGCGCTGGTATTTGCCTCAGCTCTGTTGGGATCGCTAATTGATAGAACAAGCGGCGGCGAAACAGCTCAACGCCCTGTTATTTCGCTGTACGCGCTGTCGGCCTTAATTGCAGGCCTTATAACTGGACACTTCGTGAGGCTTAACTACTCCGTTGCCGTCGACCCGCTACTCTTATTTCTCTTATTAGTGGCAGGGGCTGATATGGCTTGGGTCCCTCTTAGGCTTGAGAAGTCAATGCTGGCGTCGCCTGCGATTTCCCTAGCGTCTGCGGCGGCGGTGGCGCCTATATTCACGTTGTTCTTCGGCATTACTCCGGCCGTCGCGTTCGGCTTGGGGTGGTACAGCTTCGCCGGGCCGTATTTGGCGGGGGCGGGAGACGCCGTTGGAGGCGCGTACGGGCTGTTGGTGAACTTCCTCAGAGAACAGCTCACATTTACCCTAGCCCCCGTGCTGGCCATGCGCTTTGGGAAAGCGGGTATTTTAGCCATGGGGGGAGCCACCACTATGGACACCACCCTCCCGCTGTACACCGCTCTGTACGGCTCCGCCTTTTCGCTCTATGCCTTTACAAACGGAGTATTATTAACTCTAATAGTGCCGATACTTCTCCCATTAGTTCATCAATTATATACTTCAATTATATAAAGAGAGGTACAACGGCAAGGAGTTAAATATAGACAGATTTCTGCCAATGGTACGAGTGCGGGACGTCTTGGGCATCTCCGCCGCCGCGTTAATTCGCTATGGGGTTAACCCTGATGACGACGTGGCACGCGCCATTGATATACTTGAGTTAAAGGCGCCCCATTTGGCAAAGCTGTTGAGGTCTATTGCTAACGGTGCAGCGTAATGCCTCCGCCTACTGCGCCTGCCGCCACCTGGGGGTAAAGCTGTGTTTCACGCCGAGGGCGTCTAGGACTCTGCCTGCGAACGTCGTTACCAGCTCCTCAAGCGTCTTTGGCCTTGTGTAAAACCCCGGGGCTGCTGGCATGACAATGGCCCCGGCCATAGTGGCCAGTTCCATATTTCTAATGTGCACCAGGGAGAGGGGGCTTTCCCTGATTACTAACACCACGCGCCTCCTTTCCTTAAGCCCAACCTCGGCGGCTCTCGTGATGAGATTTAGCGTGATGCCGTTAGCTATCGCCGCGAGGGTCTTTGTGGAACACGGCACAATAGCCACCGCGTCTATTGGATAACTGCCGGAAGCCGGGGGGGCCGTCATGTCGTGCTCATCCCAGACGTAATCTGCAAGCGACTTCACCTCCTCCACGTCGTAATCGGTCTCCAGGCGCATGACTCTTTCCGCCGTTTTAGAAATCGACAAGTGGACCTCGACCCCCGCCTTTTTCAACAACTCCAGCACTTTAACGCCGTAAATCACCCCCGAGGCCCCAGTTATGCCGAGGAAGACTCTAGATATATACATACACCTCGTTGTCAATCACAACGCCGTCGTCTGTTTCCCTGCCGCCGTGGAGCAGATATATCTCCTTCTTCGCCACTTTCACCTCGCGCCTCTGTACAGGCGGGAGAGACGCCGCGCTCTTTAAAATATCCGCCACTTGGTGGGTAAGGACGTGGAAATCCCTCGGGGGTATTCTAAACACAAGGCCGTGGCTGTATTTAAGCGTAAAGGCTCCTTCTGGGGTGTGGGGCGACGGCGTTATCCTCCTGACGGTTAATACCTGAGCCGCCGCCTCGGTGGTGGCTGCGATTTCAAACTCCTTTCCCCCCAGGAACACCGCCACTACTCTGGGCCTCGCCTTGTGGTAAAACGCCGTGATCTCCCTCGCCTCCGCAGTCCTCAGCGTAAGGAAGTCAAAGTATGGATCTGCACCGTCTAAGCTTACTACGGCGCCATTAAAAGCCCTTTCGTTCACCACGGGCGCGGCCGCTGTAGGGGGCAGATCCACTACGCCTTTTTTCCACTGGTATATCAAAAGGGCCAAGAAGTTGACCGCAGGCCAGTCGTCTGGGCGGAATCCAGAGAGGGACAGAACTGCCTCACTGCCGCTGCCGAATATCAGCGGCCCGCCCCCCAATAGAGAGGACAGCAGAGCCCGCACGTAACTCACGCATGTGGTATTTGACGTCAGCGCCTTGTAGGGGTGGAGGAAATACATAAGGAGAGAGTATTAACCCGTTATAAAAATCTGCGTGAAGTATATAATAACAAGTCGCAATATCCACATGCCCAGGAAGAAGAACAAAGTGCCGCTGGAGAGAGTCTCTTTGAGATTTCCCTCCGAGTTGCTAGTGAGAATGGACCGCCTTATAGAAAGGGGTCTGTTCAAAAGCAGAAGTCACTTGGTTAAAGAGGCCTTGAAGGAGCTGTTAAAAGATCCCAAATACCAAGAGGCCTTAAGAGAGGAGGAAGACGACTTCCCAACTCTACGCGGGCGTTAGGTAAATAAGCCGGTGCGGAGAATTTTCCATTGATGAGGGCAGGTGTGTGGCGATAAATGAGCGGTGGTGACAAGGCTGAACTTTGTCGACACACAGATTGCCTCTAGGTTTTTATAAAAAGGGGGAAGTGTCTAATGTGACGAGAACTAACCCGGCGGATTTGTGACGAGGGGGTCAGGGACTGATTTTAAAAACGTTGTCTAAAGAGACGTGGCTCTCAAACGTCGTGTTAGCGGCGTCATCCCGGAGGAGCTGGTGGAAAAAGTGCCTTCGTCTTTTGAAATTATTGGGTCTAGGGGAGGCGCCGTGGCCATCGTGGAGATACCGCCTGAGCTGGAGGAGTACAAGCTGGCGATAGCAAAGGCCATTATGGAGATGAATAAACACGTACGCG
It encodes the following:
- a CDS encoding nucleoside phosphorylase — translated: MPYHIRAKPEDVAPVVIGVGDPARAKLFASLMEEAVLVNEHRYPVYTGRAAGKRITVVAHGIGGPSAAIAIEELKMLGMEVFVRVGTAGSLGDLNVGDVVVAAAAAAPTGGVLGAYYPGFNPPLAADPGLTLKLAEALRARVGYVVSSDAFYAEDPNFAEFWKRRGALAVEMECAAAMALGWLRGFKTGCVLVISNVVGRHEAVDLREKFTEVFKKIVEVL
- a CDS encoding lysine exporter LysO family protein, translating into MFELLKYGGAIALGYALGKALRRRPPQWVFAFVVALLVFFVAANASPIISVNLGGFVAVSLLYALALVFASALLGSLIDRTSGGETAQRPVISLYALSALIAGLITGHFVRLNYSVAVDPLLLFLLLVAGADMAWVPLRLEKSMLASPAISLASAAAVAPIFTLFFGITPAVAFGLGWYSFAGPYLAGAGDAVGGAYGLLVNFLREQLTFTLAPVLAMRFGKAGILAMGGATTMDTTLPLYTALYGSAFSLYAFTNGVLLTLIVPILLPLVHQLYTSII
- a CDS encoding UbiX family flavin prenyltransferase — its product is MYISRVFLGITGASGVIYGVKVLELLKKAGVEVHLSISKTAERVMRLETDYDVEEVKSLADYVWDEHDMTAPPASGSYPIDAVAIVPCSTKTLAAIANGITLNLITRAAEVGLKERRRVVLVIRESPLSLVHIRNMELATMAGAIVMPAAPGFYTRPKTLEELVTTFAGRVLDALGVKHSFTPRWRQAQ
- a CDS encoding ribbon-helix-helix domain-containing protein — protein: MPRKKNKVPLERVSLRFPSELLVRMDRLIERGLFKSRSHLVKEALKELLKDPKYQEALREEEDDFPTLRGR